Part of the Deltaproteobacteria bacterium genome, TACTTGCCACAGGATGGGAATCAATCCGAAATTAGCGCACGCTTCGAGGGGGATGCACCCCGTACCCTGCTGTGGTGTCAAGCATCTGCTTTACTTGAAATATTGTTCTTTACATTTCATAATAATCTTTACAAATGCGGTAGAGGAGGAAAAACGTCATGCCGGTCGCCAAAATATCGTCCAAGGGGCAGGTTACGCTTCCCATCCGGCTACGGAAAAAGTTGGGGATAAAACCGCAAGACGCCGTGGTCATCGAGGGGACCGAGGACGCCATCCTGATCCGGCGGCCCCGGGACTTCTTCGAGCTGAAGGGATTCCTGGGGAAGGCTCTGTCCGAGGCCGAAGAGCGGGAAGGAATGTTGAGGGCTGTCGCGACCCGATCGCGGGGGAAATCGCGTTGAAGGCGGTCTTCGTCGACGCGAACGTCTTCCTGCGGTTCTTCACGACGGACGACAAGGGCCAGCATGAGAAAGCAGCCGTACTCCTCCGCCGGGCATCGGCCGGGAAGGTTGCGCTCGTGACCGGTCCTCCCGTCCTGTTCGAGATCGTCTGGACCCTGCGGTCGTCGTACGGTGTTACTCGGGAAGAGGTGCTGGACGTGCTTTCACGGATGTGCGGGATGAAGGGACTTCGGATGACCGATGCCGACCTTGTCGAGGAGGCGGTCTCGATCTGCAGGAACAGCGGACAGGAGTTCGCCGACGCCTACATCGTGGTGAGCGCAGGGAGGGCAGGTGCCCAAGGCATAGCCACATTCAACCGGAAGCACTTCGAGAAGATGGATGCGCCGCTCTATCCCCTCTGACCGCACGTCAGATCTCGGAATGAGAAGGGACGGGGCCCGAATTTTCCATGCCCCGTCTCTCCTGATGGTCAGCAATCACTTCGCCGGTTTCTTTTGTGATTTCACCGGTTCCTTCTTCACGCTCGGCTTGGCGGTCTTTCCCGGCGGGACGCACCCGCACCCGCAATCCTTCTTCGCCAACAGGATCACCTCCTTTCCTATCGCCATTTCTTTCGGCTTATTTTCCTTTCGCCTGCCGCGCGCGCCTGCATCCGCATATGCAGCGTGATGCGAAATCCCGAGGCAGGCGGTACTCCTGGAATGACTTTTCCGCCATCCTTACGACCCGTTCCTGGAGCTTCTTCTTTCCGTCGTGGAGCCGCTTCCTGACTGCCCCATCCGAGATGCCGAGGAACCGCGCCGCTTCCGCCGTGGGAACGCCGTCGAGATAGCAGAGCAGCAGAGGGAAACGCAACGATTCGGACAGCGACGCGACGACCCTGCGGACTTCACCCTCGAAAGCGTCGGCCTCGATGCGCTCCTCTTTCTTTTCCGTTTCCGACGTCTCGGCGGGAGATTGCAGGACGCCCGCATCTTCCAGCGGCGCAAGCCGGACCTGCGCCTTCCTCAAGGCGAGGGCCTTGTTGCGCGCGATCTTCCGCAGCCACGACGGGAACGTGTCGATCGACCGGAGGTCTTTCAACGACGCGAACGCGGAGATGAAAGTTTCCTGGGCGGCGTCCTGCGCGGCCGCCGGGTCCTTAACGATCTGCAGGGCCGTTACGTAGACGGGGTATTGATACCTGCGGACGATCTCCCCGAAGGCGGCGGCATCGCCCCTGGCGGATTTTTGAAGAAGTTCTTTTTCCCCTGTCGGCATCTTCGCTTTTCTCCCTGCATTGATAGATAAAGGAGTCCCCGAAATGTTACCACCCGAATCTTTCATAACGTCAATGCGGCTTTTGCTATGTCCTGGCGGAGCCATTCCGAAGTCTTGAAGTGGAGCGTGAGACCTCTTGCGTCCCGGAACAGGCGCTCGACGACGTGATCACGGCTGTATCCGTGCCCGCCCAGCACCTGGATGGCAATGTCGGTTACTTCCACCGCGGCCTCCGATGCGAAAAGCTTGGCCTTGAACCCGTTGATCGCAGCGGTGCCGGG contains:
- a CDS encoding AbrB/MazE/SpoVT family DNA-binding domain-containing protein, with the translated sequence MPVAKISSKGQVTLPIRLRKKLGIKPQDAVVIEGTEDAILIRRPRDFFELKGFLGKALSEAEEREGMLRAVATRSRGKSR
- a CDS encoding type II toxin-antitoxin system VapC family toxin; protein product: MKAVFVDANVFLRFFTTDDKGQHEKAAVLLRRASAGKVALVTGPPVLFEIVWTLRSSYGVTREEVLDVLSRMCGMKGLRMTDADLVEEAVSICRNSGQEFADAYIVVSAGRAGAQGIATFNRKHFEKMDAPLYPL
- a CDS encoding RNA polymerase sigma factor → MPTGEKELLQKSARGDAAAFGEIVRRYQYPVYVTALQIVKDPAAAQDAAQETFISAFASLKDLRSIDTFPSWLRKIARNKALALRKAQVRLAPLEDAGVLQSPAETSETEKKEERIEADAFEGEVRRVVASLSESLRFPLLLCYLDGVPTAEAARFLGISDGAVRKRLHDGKKKLQERVVRMAEKSFQEYRLPRDFASRCICGCRRARQAKGK